From the Toxotes jaculatrix isolate fToxJac2 chromosome 15, fToxJac2.pri, whole genome shotgun sequence genome, one window contains:
- the lmo7a gene encoding LIM domain only protein 7 isoform X5 produces MEWREQSSVSCDEAYLEAQRWIEAVTKKKFGSNDFRSALENGVLLCDLINKIKPGIIKRVNRLPTPIAGLDNLNVFLRACGKLGLKEAQLFHPGDLQDLSTRVTVKHQETNRRLKNVLITIYWLGRRAQCDRFYDGPYLNFKAFEGLLGTALYKALQESSSQKGTNVRDSGFGDSWYSEREEFYQLRGGGGGSGVHRRDDSLDSLDSLGSRPHSVSSDTTLKGSSEGCCSDTEADSVFRMAENKDNQSYRRSVVITPKASAQFNQFLPTKDKPSGYVPAPLRKKRAERNEDSRRSWANPTYGEDEGTLTRQRQTQESIDGSKSVSDIQVDPAIIRQVHYQELQKYREQIKENEDKWQDDLSKWKNRRRSVNSDIVKKKEEREKIEQITYGSDRRSKTLKEMEEERESKGRNSIGSRLGSLSYLDDEDVFERPVIAPRTRAFPNRSYTIDTYYSSEPSEPSLKEDEPPAASPATGRATSPPTSQEANIVDGPAGSNTTTTVTPTTIPNSHSSLHSSRSPAAAPLQRSPVSEQTRTVKTEETTTVVSSSSPLQKVPEPRPPLSGTHTEVEAPSSGFLYKQQPQLSSMEPKPPGVSQVSASLPRSYQRSDSARLTSVVTPRPFGTQPSRISSLPRVFTVDDSHKRVNGEVDVSKKSSVPSRYHKFMTSEDEAHSSSAHSSEEEEEWDETAAKSVTSTQSISPVPPPVKSEAPVSPAPTKETSQENYCEMRINLNQKPNSSRDFGFQAAWDSTGARVTSIQPGSPAEMCQLQAGDEVLTVNGHQVAEMSYTNWKSHMEEALQEGSLVMDIRRHGKNNWDRDQPSLPFKSHKTINLTSTDHPILLGSPDRNSANSSLDFTSGTSKETLPSKEAPTNPIVDVASNGVNGSFRESVTMRSKESEPISLKNLKRRSEFFEKGGAESALPDIPVPSIIPSSSRWSWDPEEERRRQEKWQKEQERLLQEKYKRDQEKLQEEWMKAQQEIAKNVDQQEPGSLEVNSHIIGPHSPLVPVNQPTSTLWEEEERKRKEEQERQRQAEEKRKREEEERELQRLEEERKRRERQVEEERKRREEEELRWQRRREEEREEERRRQEAAEQQRRERERAFQQQQQQWAGGSHGFANVQPPLSFADRAKSKSSPQLDEEEKPQRKGVYVQPGGMAHWLLEEQLRSARDKQAQSQRAASELEMERRNILNAMRYREPERATGGGVDERKGQQSLSQAELERQQILNEMKKKAPLLTDSSWIRQRSSNSATNKESDVPPMRSTSFYSGGSGAQRPASSTLPSSYSMGSLRGGAGTPSSPWSRQTPSPSPSSPSPSTTPEPMSEAGAPQQRSRSVSGKKICTFCDTPLGKGAAMIIESLGLCYHLGCFKCIDCKSDLGGSEAGAEVRIRNKQLYCNSCYMRFKTGQPTVM; encoded by the exons AGTCAA GCATCAAGAGACCAACAGGAGGCTGAAAAAT GTGTTGATCACCATTTATTGGCTTGGTAGAAGAGCTCAGTGTGACCGTTTCTATGATGGGCCTTACCTGAATTTCAAGGCATTTGAGGGATTATTGGGCACAGCACTATACAAG GCTCTGCAGGAATCGTCCAGTCAGAAAGGCACTAACGTCAGAGACAGCGGTTTTGGAGATAGCTGGTACTCAGAGCGAGAGGAGTTCTACcaactgagaggaggaggaggtggcagcGGTGTACACAGGAGAGACGACTCCCTGGACAGTTTGGACTCTTTGGGCTCCCGACCTCACAGCGTCTCCTCCGACACCACTCTTAAAGGCAGCAGCGAGG GTTGTTGCAGTGATACTGAGGCAGACTCTGTCTTCAGGATGGCTGAGAACAAGGACAATCAGAGTTACCGCCGGTCAGTGGTCATCACACCCAAGGCCAGCGCCCAGTTTAACCAGTTTCTGCCCACTAAAGACAAACCTTCAGGCTACGTGCCTGCTCCACTGAGGAAGAAACGGGCCGAACGCAATGAGGACAGTCGGCGCAGCTGGGCCAACCCCACATACGGGGAGGATGAAGGCACACTCACCAG ACAGCGCCAAACGCAAGAGAGTATCGACGG GAGTAAATCAGTAAGTGACATCCAGGTCGACCCCGCCATCATACGGCAGGTTCACTACCAAGAGCTACAGAAGTACCGTGAGCAGATAAAGGAGAATGAGGATAAGTGGCAGGAT GACCTGAGCAAGTGGAAGAACCGGCGCAGGAGTGTCAACTCTGATAtagtgaagaagaaagaggaacgGGAGAAGATAGAGCAGATTACCTACGGCAGTGACAGAAGGTCCAAGACCTTGaaggagatggaagaggagag AGAAAGTAAAGGAAGAAACAGTATTGGCAGTCGTCTTGGATCTCTCTCTTACCTGGACGACGAGGACGTATTTGAGAGACCCGTCATTGCCCCTCGTACCCGAGCCTTTCCTAACAGGAGCTACACTATTGACACTTACTATTCCTCTGAACCCTCTGAGCCTTCTCTGAAAGAGGACGAACCCCCCGCTGCTTCCCCAGCTACTGGCAGGGCCACTTCCCCTCCCACCTCACAGGAAGCTAACATTGTGGACGGTCCTGCAGGCAGCAACACCACTACCACCGTCACTCCCACCACCATTCCCAACAGCCACAGCTCTCTCCACAGCTCCCGctctcctgcagctgcaccttTACAGAGGAGTCCTGTCTCAGAACAGACCAGAACAGTCAAGACAGAGGAGACCACAACCGTCGTCTCCTCTTCCAGCCCCCTACAAAAAGTGCCAGAGCCAAGGCCCCCATTGTCGGGCACACATACTGAGGTGGAGGCCCCCTCCTCTGGTTTTCTGTacaaacaacaaccacagctcAGCTCAATGGAACCCAAGCCTCCCGGGGTGTCTCAGgtttctgcctccctccccaGGAGCTACCAGAGATCGGATAGCGCACGTCTGACCTCAGTTGTCACGCCAAGGCCCTTCGGGACCCAGCCCTCCCGCATTAGCTCACTCCCCCGAGTCTTTACA GTGGACGACTCTCACAAGCGTGTCAACGGTGAAGTGGATGTTTCTAAGAAGTCGTCGGTGCCGAGCCGCTATCACAAGTTCATGACCTCTGAGGACGAGGCTCACTCCAGCTCAGCCCACagcagtgaagaagaggaggagtgggatGAGACAGCAGCAAAGAGTGTCACCTCTACTCAGAGCATCTCACCTGTCCCTCCTCCAGTCAAGAGTGAAGCGCCAGTCAGTCCTGCTCCAACCAAAGAAACCAGCCAG GAGAACTACTGTGAGATGAGGATTAACCTGAACCAGAAgcccaacagcagcagagactttGGCTTCCAAGCAGCCTGGGACTCAACTGGAGCTCGCGTCACGTCCATCCAGCCAG GCAGCCCGGCTGAGATGTGCCAGCTTCAGGCCGGAGATGAGGTGCTGACAGTGAACGGGCACCAGGTGGCAGAAATGAGCTACACAAACTGGAAGTCCCATATGGAGGAAGCTCTACAGGAGGGCAGCCTGGTCATGGATATTCGCCGTCATGGCAAGAATA ACTGGGACAGAGACCAACCTTCCCTGCCATTTAAAAGCCATAAGACCATCAATCTGACCAGTACGGATCATCCGATACTTCTAGGTTCCCCTGACAGAAACAGTGCAAACTCCAGCCTGGATTTCACTTCGGGCACGTCCAAGGAAACACTGCCATCCAAAGAGGCTCCCACCAACCCTATCGTC GATGTGGCTTCAAATGGAGTTAATGGAAGTTTCCGTGAGTCGGTGACCATGAGGAGCAAAG AGTCAGAACCCATATCTTTGAAAAACTTAAAACGGAGGTCAGAGTTTTTtgaaaaag gAGGAGCAGAGTCTGCATTGCCTGAT ATTCCTGTTCCTTCAATCATACCCTCCTCCAGCCGCTGGTCTTGGGACCCAGAGGAAGAGCGCAGAAGACAAGAAAAATGGCAAAAGGAACAGGAGCGCCTCCTACAG GAGAAATATAAGCGTGACCAGGAGAAATTGCAGGAGGAGTGGATGAAAGCTCAGCAGGAGATTGCCAAGAATGTGGACCAACAGGAG CCTGGGAGCCTGGAGGTGAACAGCCACATCATCGGCCCACACTCGCCCCTCGTTCCAGTCAACCAGCCCACTTCTACTCTgtgggaagaggaagagagaaagaggaaggaggagcaggagcgccaaaggcaggcagaggagaagaggaagagggaggaggaggagcgagaGCTGCAGCGTCtcgaggaggagagaaagaggagagagagacaggtggaggaggagaggaagaggagggaggaggaagagttgagatggcagaggaggagagaggaggagagggaggaggagaggaggcggcaggaagctgcagagcagcagcgcagagagcgggagagagccttccagcagcaacagcagcagtg GGCTGGTGGCTCCCATGGCTTTGCCAATGTCCAGCCTCCATTGTCCTTTGCAGACAG GGCAAAATCCAAATCATCTCCTCAGCTTGATGAAGAGGAAAAACCTCAGAGGAAAG GTGTGTATGTTCAGCCGGGGGGCATGGCTCACtggctgctggaggagcagTTGAGGAGTGCACGTGACAAACAGGCCCAGAGTCAGAGGGCTGCATCAGagctggagatggagaggagaaacatCCTCAATGCCATGAGATACAGAGAGCCGGAGAGAG CGACGGGCGGTGGAGTGGATGAGAGGAAAGGTCAGCAGTCCCTGTCGCAGGCTGAGCTGGAGCGGCAGCAGATCCTGAACGAGATGAAGAAGAAAGCTCCgctgctgacagacagcagctggaTTCGCCAGCGTTCCTCCAACAGTGCCACCAACAAGGAGAGTGACGTGCCACCCATGCGCAG CACTTCCTTTTACAGTGGCGGGTCTGGGGCCCAGCGGCCTGCTTCCTCCACTCTGCCCTCCTCTTACTCCATGGGCTCCCTCCGAGGCGGGGCAGGAACCCCCTCGTCCCCATGGTCTCGGCAGACACCTTCCCCCTCACCTTCCTCTCCATCACCCAGCACCACTCCAGAGCCCATGTCTGAGGCAGGCGCCCCTCAGCAGCGGAGCAG GTCAGTGAGTGGCAAGAAAATCTGTACGTTCTGTGACACCCCGCTGGGAAAGGGAGCGGCCATGATCATCGAGTCCCTCGGGCTCTGTTATCATTTGGGCTGTTTTAAG TGTATCGACTGTAAGTCCGACCTTGGA
- the lmo7a gene encoding LIM domain only protein 7 isoform X3, translated as MEWREQSSVSCDEAYLEAQRWIEAVTKKKFGSNDFRSALENGVLLCDLINKIKPGIIKRVNRLPTPIAGLDNLNVFLRACGKLGLKEAQLFHPGDLQDLSTRVTVKHQETNRRLKNVLITIYWLGRRAQCDRFYDGPYLNFKAFEGLLGTALYKALQESSSQKGTNVRDSGFGDSWYSEREEFYQLRGGGGGSGVHRRDDSLDSLDSLGSRPHSVSSDTTLKGSSEGCCSDTEADSVFRMAENKDNQSYRRSVVITPKASAQFNQFLPTKDKPSGYVPAPLRKKRAERNEDSRRSWANPTYGEDEGTLTRQRQTQESIDGSKSVSDIQVDPAIIRQVHYQELQKYREQIKENEDKWQDDLSKWKNRRRSVNSDIVKKKEEREKIEQITYGSDRRSKTLKEMEEERESKGRNSIGSRLGSLSYLDDEDVFERPVIAPRTRAFPNRSYTIDTYYSSEPSEPSLKEDEPPAASPATGRATSPPTSQEANIVDGPAGSNTTTTVTPTTIPNSHSSLHSSRSPAAAPLQRSPVSEQTRTVKTEETTTVVSSSSPLQKVPEPRPPLSGTHTEVEAPSSGFLYKQQPQLSSMEPKPPGVSQVSASLPRSYQRSDSARLTSVVTPRPFGTQPSRISSLPRVFTVDDSHKRVNGEVDVSKKSSVPSRYHKFMTSEDEAHSSSAHSSEEEEEWDETAAKSVTSTQSISPVPPPVKSEAPVSPAPTKETSQENYCEMRINLNQKPNSSRDFGFQAAWDSTGARVTSIQPGSPAEMCQLQAGDEVLTVNGHQVAEMSYTNWKSHMEEALQEGSLVMDIRRHGKNNWDRDQPSLPFKSHKTINLTSTDHPILLGSPDRNSANSSLDFTSGTSKETLPSKEAPTNPIVDVASNGVNGSFRESVTMRSKGGAESALPDIPVPSIIPSSSRWSWDPEEERRRQEKWQKEQERLLQEKYKRDQEKLQEEWMKAQQEIAKNVDQQEPGSLEVNSHIIGPHSPLVPVNQPTSTLWEEEERKRKEEQERQRQAEEKRKREEEERELQRLEEERKRRERQVEEERKRREEEELRWQRRREEEREEERRRQEAAEQQRRERERAFQQQQQQWAGGSHGFANVQPPLSFADRAKSKSSPQLDEEEKPQRKGVYVQPGGMAHWLLEEQLRSARDKQAQSQRAASELEMERRNILNAMRYREPERATGGGVDERKGQQSLSQAELERQQILNEMKKKAPLLTDSSWIRQRSSNSATNKESDVPPMRRGESLDNLDASYNSWRSSWTPRSNSYAQNYTRPHSALSGSTSFYSGGSGAQRPASSTLPSSYSMGSLRGGAGTPSSPWSRQTPSPSPSSPSPSTTPEPMSEAGAPQQRSRSVSGKKICTFCDTPLGKGAAMIIESLGLCYHLGCFKCIDCKSDLGGSEAGAEVRIRNKQLYCNSCYMRFKTGQPTVM; from the exons AGTCAA GCATCAAGAGACCAACAGGAGGCTGAAAAAT GTGTTGATCACCATTTATTGGCTTGGTAGAAGAGCTCAGTGTGACCGTTTCTATGATGGGCCTTACCTGAATTTCAAGGCATTTGAGGGATTATTGGGCACAGCACTATACAAG GCTCTGCAGGAATCGTCCAGTCAGAAAGGCACTAACGTCAGAGACAGCGGTTTTGGAGATAGCTGGTACTCAGAGCGAGAGGAGTTCTACcaactgagaggaggaggaggtggcagcGGTGTACACAGGAGAGACGACTCCCTGGACAGTTTGGACTCTTTGGGCTCCCGACCTCACAGCGTCTCCTCCGACACCACTCTTAAAGGCAGCAGCGAGG GTTGTTGCAGTGATACTGAGGCAGACTCTGTCTTCAGGATGGCTGAGAACAAGGACAATCAGAGTTACCGCCGGTCAGTGGTCATCACACCCAAGGCCAGCGCCCAGTTTAACCAGTTTCTGCCCACTAAAGACAAACCTTCAGGCTACGTGCCTGCTCCACTGAGGAAGAAACGGGCCGAACGCAATGAGGACAGTCGGCGCAGCTGGGCCAACCCCACATACGGGGAGGATGAAGGCACACTCACCAG ACAGCGCCAAACGCAAGAGAGTATCGACGG GAGTAAATCAGTAAGTGACATCCAGGTCGACCCCGCCATCATACGGCAGGTTCACTACCAAGAGCTACAGAAGTACCGTGAGCAGATAAAGGAGAATGAGGATAAGTGGCAGGAT GACCTGAGCAAGTGGAAGAACCGGCGCAGGAGTGTCAACTCTGATAtagtgaagaagaaagaggaacgGGAGAAGATAGAGCAGATTACCTACGGCAGTGACAGAAGGTCCAAGACCTTGaaggagatggaagaggagag AGAAAGTAAAGGAAGAAACAGTATTGGCAGTCGTCTTGGATCTCTCTCTTACCTGGACGACGAGGACGTATTTGAGAGACCCGTCATTGCCCCTCGTACCCGAGCCTTTCCTAACAGGAGCTACACTATTGACACTTACTATTCCTCTGAACCCTCTGAGCCTTCTCTGAAAGAGGACGAACCCCCCGCTGCTTCCCCAGCTACTGGCAGGGCCACTTCCCCTCCCACCTCACAGGAAGCTAACATTGTGGACGGTCCTGCAGGCAGCAACACCACTACCACCGTCACTCCCACCACCATTCCCAACAGCCACAGCTCTCTCCACAGCTCCCGctctcctgcagctgcaccttTACAGAGGAGTCCTGTCTCAGAACAGACCAGAACAGTCAAGACAGAGGAGACCACAACCGTCGTCTCCTCTTCCAGCCCCCTACAAAAAGTGCCAGAGCCAAGGCCCCCATTGTCGGGCACACATACTGAGGTGGAGGCCCCCTCCTCTGGTTTTCTGTacaaacaacaaccacagctcAGCTCAATGGAACCCAAGCCTCCCGGGGTGTCTCAGgtttctgcctccctccccaGGAGCTACCAGAGATCGGATAGCGCACGTCTGACCTCAGTTGTCACGCCAAGGCCCTTCGGGACCCAGCCCTCCCGCATTAGCTCACTCCCCCGAGTCTTTACA GTGGACGACTCTCACAAGCGTGTCAACGGTGAAGTGGATGTTTCTAAGAAGTCGTCGGTGCCGAGCCGCTATCACAAGTTCATGACCTCTGAGGACGAGGCTCACTCCAGCTCAGCCCACagcagtgaagaagaggaggagtgggatGAGACAGCAGCAAAGAGTGTCACCTCTACTCAGAGCATCTCACCTGTCCCTCCTCCAGTCAAGAGTGAAGCGCCAGTCAGTCCTGCTCCAACCAAAGAAACCAGCCAG GAGAACTACTGTGAGATGAGGATTAACCTGAACCAGAAgcccaacagcagcagagactttGGCTTCCAAGCAGCCTGGGACTCAACTGGAGCTCGCGTCACGTCCATCCAGCCAG GCAGCCCGGCTGAGATGTGCCAGCTTCAGGCCGGAGATGAGGTGCTGACAGTGAACGGGCACCAGGTGGCAGAAATGAGCTACACAAACTGGAAGTCCCATATGGAGGAAGCTCTACAGGAGGGCAGCCTGGTCATGGATATTCGCCGTCATGGCAAGAATA ACTGGGACAGAGACCAACCTTCCCTGCCATTTAAAAGCCATAAGACCATCAATCTGACCAGTACGGATCATCCGATACTTCTAGGTTCCCCTGACAGAAACAGTGCAAACTCCAGCCTGGATTTCACTTCGGGCACGTCCAAGGAAACACTGCCATCCAAAGAGGCTCCCACCAACCCTATCGTC GATGTGGCTTCAAATGGAGTTAATGGAAGTTTCCGTGAGTCGGTGACCATGAGGAGCAAAG gAGGAGCAGAGTCTGCATTGCCTGAT ATTCCTGTTCCTTCAATCATACCCTCCTCCAGCCGCTGGTCTTGGGACCCAGAGGAAGAGCGCAGAAGACAAGAAAAATGGCAAAAGGAACAGGAGCGCCTCCTACAG GAGAAATATAAGCGTGACCAGGAGAAATTGCAGGAGGAGTGGATGAAAGCTCAGCAGGAGATTGCCAAGAATGTGGACCAACAGGAG CCTGGGAGCCTGGAGGTGAACAGCCACATCATCGGCCCACACTCGCCCCTCGTTCCAGTCAACCAGCCCACTTCTACTCTgtgggaagaggaagagagaaagaggaaggaggagcaggagcgccaaaggcaggcagaggagaagaggaagagggaggaggaggagcgagaGCTGCAGCGTCtcgaggaggagagaaagaggagagagagacaggtggaggaggagaggaagaggagggaggaggaagagttgagatggcagaggaggagagaggaggagagggaggaggagaggaggcggcaggaagctgcagagcagcagcgcagagagcgggagagagccttccagcagcaacagcagcagtg GGCTGGTGGCTCCCATGGCTTTGCCAATGTCCAGCCTCCATTGTCCTTTGCAGACAG GGCAAAATCCAAATCATCTCCTCAGCTTGATGAAGAGGAAAAACCTCAGAGGAAAG GTGTGTATGTTCAGCCGGGGGGCATGGCTCACtggctgctggaggagcagTTGAGGAGTGCACGTGACAAACAGGCCCAGAGTCAGAGGGCTGCATCAGagctggagatggagaggagaaacatCCTCAATGCCATGAGATACAGAGAGCCGGAGAGAG CGACGGGCGGTGGAGTGGATGAGAGGAAAGGTCAGCAGTCCCTGTCGCAGGCTGAGCTGGAGCGGCAGCAGATCCTGAACGAGATGAAGAAGAAAGCTCCgctgctgacagacagcagctggaTTCGCCAGCGTTCCTCCAACAGTGCCACCAACAAGGAGAGTGACGTGCCACCCATGCGCAG AGGCGAGTCTCTTGACAACTTGGATGCCTCCTACAACTCCTGGCGCTCGTCATGGACACCCAGAAGCAACTCTTATGCCCAAAACTACACCCGGCCTCACTCTGCCCTCTCCGGCAGCACTTCCTTTTACAGTGGCGGGTCTGGGGCCCAGCGGCCTGCTTCCTCCACTCTGCCCTCCTCTTACTCCATGGGCTCCCTCCGAGGCGGGGCAGGAACCCCCTCGTCCCCATGGTCTCGGCAGACACCTTCCCCCTCACCTTCCTCTCCATCACCCAGCACCACTCCAGAGCCCATGTCTGAGGCAGGCGCCCCTCAGCAGCGGAGCAG GTCAGTGAGTGGCAAGAAAATCTGTACGTTCTGTGACACCCCGCTGGGAAAGGGAGCGGCCATGATCATCGAGTCCCTCGGGCTCTGTTATCATTTGGGCTGTTTTAAG TGTATCGACTGTAAGTCCGACCTTGGA